The following proteins come from a genomic window of Myxococcales bacterium:
- a CDS encoding AgmX/PglI C-terminal domain-containing protein, protein MAAAAALHAPMMRVAAVWGTTVLELRTLKSGQSFALGEHAVAGPEGVELPDVPVRSAQGGWEIDPRGALGGVVRLRGRDEDPVALGRAGAGVAIVPGDYGVLQYGLFSVFFQYSNGVQPAKKRFGLELLPLLAIVSSLILHFGTFGMLGALSTPPVIPKPLELTTSEEFAARFRVKRADLEEPPPLTGGNDKGAGVKDPGLKDKTPQGGGQKMKGAEGKLGLKGDRDKTELPGDVKPATNLGGLSEVLDSTTGKEIRSTLETIKSVSEALGGLSARDIVIGGGTGSGLRGGGAGGGGTGAGVPFGAGNLQTGAGLGAAGGLGAGAGGLGRAGAGGNGRGGAGGAGGAGAPGEARVAVAAATPAAKGGLSPEQVRRVVIKHAGALRACYESEAAKNPSLKGGISVAWQIDPSGSVSGAQLKQSSLSNPRVEGCVLRQIKSWSFPATDSPTTVAEYPFRFGVGG, encoded by the coding sequence ATGGCCGCCGCCGCCGCCCTTCACGCGCCGATGATGCGCGTCGCTGCCGTGTGGGGCACGACCGTGCTCGAGCTGCGGACGCTGAAGAGCGGCCAGTCGTTCGCGCTCGGTGAGCACGCGGTGGCGGGCCCGGAGGGCGTGGAGCTGCCGGACGTTCCTGTGCGGAGCGCGCAGGGCGGCTGGGAGATCGATCCGCGCGGCGCCCTCGGCGGCGTCGTTCGTTTGCGAGGCCGCGACGAAGATCCGGTGGCGCTCGGCCGCGCCGGCGCGGGTGTCGCCATCGTGCCGGGCGACTACGGCGTCCTCCAGTACGGGCTGTTCTCGGTTTTTTTCCAGTACTCGAACGGTGTTCAGCCGGCCAAGAAGCGCTTCGGCCTCGAGCTTTTGCCGCTGCTCGCCATCGTGTCGAGCCTCATCTTGCACTTCGGCACCTTCGGCATGTTGGGCGCGCTCTCCACGCCGCCCGTCATTCCAAAGCCGCTCGAGCTGACGACCTCCGAGGAGTTCGCGGCGCGCTTTCGCGTCAAGCGCGCGGACCTCGAAGAGCCGCCGCCGCTCACCGGAGGCAACGACAAGGGCGCCGGAGTGAAAGATCCCGGCCTCAAGGACAAGACCCCGCAAGGCGGCGGGCAAAAGATGAAGGGCGCGGAGGGCAAGCTCGGCTTGAAGGGCGACCGCGACAAAACCGAGCTACCGGGCGACGTGAAGCCGGCGACGAACCTCGGCGGCCTGAGCGAAGTGCTCGACTCGACGACGGGCAAGGAGATTCGAAGCACGCTCGAGACCATCAAGAGCGTGTCGGAAGCGCTCGGCGGCTTGAGCGCGCGCGACATCGTCATCGGCGGCGGGACCGGCAGCGGGCTCCGCGGTGGAGGCGCCGGCGGCGGCGGGACCGGCGCCGGCGTCCCGTTCGGTGCAGGCAACCTGCAAACGGGCGCGGGCCTCGGTGCCGCCGGTGGGCTCGGTGCCGGCGCGGGGGGACTCGGGCGAGCGGGCGCTGGAGGCAACGGCCGGGGAGGAGCTGGCGGAGCCGGGGGCGCCGGCGCACCTGGAGAGGCGCGCGTAGCGGTGGCCGCCGCGACCCCCGCCGCAAAGGGCGGTCTCTCACCGGAGCAGGTAAGGCGCGTGGTCATCAAACACGCGGGCGCGCTGCGCGCTTGTTACGAATCGGAAGCTGCGAAAAACCCGTCGCTCAAGGGCGGCATCTCGGTCGCTTGGCAGATCGATCCGAGCGGCTCAGTGTCGGGAGCGCAGCTCAAGCAGAGCAGCCTAAGCAACCCGCGCGTCGAGGGCTGCGTGCTGCGGCAAATCAAGTCGTGGAGCTTCCCGGCTACCGATTCGCCGACGACGGTCGCGGAATATCCGTTTCGTTTCGGCGTCGGCGGTTAG
- a CDS encoding CusA/CzcA family heavy metal efflux RND transporter encodes MSSIVAFCAKNRLFALLVALGIVIYGFVSLAKLPIDAVPDVTSTQVQVVTRAPALSATEMESQVTQPIERGMAGVPGLSETRSITKLGISIVTLVFDDAVDLYFARAQVAERLMSIRDQIPESVGKPELGPIATGLGEIFMFELKQKAGGARHPEELRTIVEWQVAPRLRQVPGVIEVVGYGGALKQYRVTLDGARLSAHRVSAKDVQLALESDNRGAGGGTFERAGEQIVLRGDARFRGLEDIERTVVRVDESGVPIRIAQLGEVDTGGALRQGALTRDGRGEIVGASVLMLKGQNSRDVSLRVKAAVAELAPKLPAGVTIEPYYDRSEFVDNVIKTITKNLSEGALIVILCLLLTLGTLRAGLLVAGAIPFSMLVGFIGLRAVGYSGNVMSLGAVDFGIVVEGAVLSIEHAMTHGANVADRVRRQKVIVQAMKDVARPALFVVTITALVFLPLATLQGVEGKMFRPVVISLCFMLLGAIVYATVVLPALAPTLLIGNKLPKEPRFVAKLKVLYASALERTLQRPVTTLAVSLAATAVLFLAGARLGADFMPRVFEGAFAVDAIRPPSTGLSQAIVMAGHTERAMKEVPEVLTVVNRIGRPEDAVDFAGPESSDVFVILKPKSEWRKGLTAEALMTELSERVDKNVPGTINAFSQPIEMRVNDLIAGARSDVVIKVFGDDLPSMMSTADQFRRVLATIPGATNVRMEIPTGLPSVQVTANRDRLARLGISSGSVLDTVEMSRAGKHVGVVREGERVFDLVLRLGGESVENADDVARLPIATPEGGLVPLGAVADIHEENGIVQIGREQMKRRLIVQANVRGRDMVGFVKEAQAKAASLSMPPGVEVTWGGQFQNFTRAKNQLLALVPVALVVIALMLFVTFRSAKYMVITVASLPFALAGGVAALAARGLPFSIPAGVGFGRALRRFRVHRHRHDREPAPRAHAQGAAVTGARRLRGVAAGAHQYGAHRRHRLRARGHRHGDRLGGAKAARHSGHRRSARLDGHLALCAPGDVALRCAARRATGSRTETLNDPAGTPRERGAFVKNALAPKGFIFKYQDMPSRDVVARQFADLMAALSHPQRLRIALELRAGELDVKTLTERLGIAHSSTSQHLSLLRAHHLVVERREGRRVFYHLAQPALATWLVSGLKLLEREARDTASLVEALDKARTAWSRGE; translated from the coding sequence ATGAGCAGCATCGTCGCGTTCTGCGCAAAGAACCGGCTCTTCGCCCTGCTGGTTGCTCTTGGGATCGTGATCTACGGCTTCGTCTCCTTGGCCAAGCTGCCCATCGACGCCGTGCCCGACGTCACCAGCACGCAAGTGCAAGTCGTCACGCGCGCGCCGGCCCTGTCGGCCACGGAGATGGAGTCACAGGTCACGCAGCCCATCGAACGTGGCATGGCCGGTGTTCCCGGCCTCTCGGAGACGCGGAGCATCACCAAGCTCGGAATCAGCATCGTCACGCTGGTCTTCGACGACGCCGTCGACCTCTACTTCGCTCGCGCTCAGGTCGCCGAGCGGCTCATGAGCATTCGAGATCAGATCCCCGAGAGCGTGGGCAAGCCCGAGCTGGGGCCCATCGCCACGGGCCTCGGTGAGATCTTCATGTTCGAGCTGAAGCAGAAGGCTGGCGGCGCTCGCCACCCGGAGGAGCTTCGAACCATCGTCGAGTGGCAGGTCGCGCCGCGACTCCGGCAGGTGCCCGGCGTCATTGAGGTCGTGGGCTACGGTGGCGCGCTCAAGCAGTACCGCGTGACGCTCGATGGCGCGCGCCTCTCGGCGCATCGCGTTTCGGCGAAAGATGTCCAGCTCGCCCTCGAGTCAGACAACCGCGGCGCCGGAGGCGGCACCTTCGAACGGGCCGGCGAGCAAATCGTCCTCCGCGGCGACGCTCGCTTTCGCGGTCTCGAAGACATCGAGCGCACGGTCGTTCGTGTCGACGAGTCCGGCGTGCCGATCCGAATCGCTCAGCTTGGCGAGGTCGATACCGGCGGCGCATTGCGTCAGGGAGCGCTCACGCGCGACGGTCGCGGCGAGATCGTGGGCGCGAGCGTGCTCATGCTCAAAGGGCAAAACAGCCGCGACGTCTCGCTCCGCGTCAAGGCGGCCGTTGCTGAGCTCGCGCCCAAGCTTCCCGCGGGCGTGACCATCGAGCCGTACTACGACCGCTCCGAGTTCGTCGACAACGTCATCAAGACCATCACGAAGAACCTGTCGGAGGGGGCGCTCATCGTCATTCTCTGCCTCCTCTTGACGCTCGGCACGCTCCGCGCCGGGTTGCTCGTCGCGGGCGCCATTCCCTTCTCGATGCTCGTTGGCTTCATCGGCCTGCGGGCGGTGGGCTACAGCGGCAACGTCATGTCGCTTGGCGCCGTCGACTTCGGGATCGTCGTCGAGGGCGCCGTCCTATCCATCGAACACGCGATGACGCACGGCGCGAACGTGGCCGATCGCGTACGACGGCAGAAGGTCATCGTTCAGGCCATGAAGGACGTCGCGCGCCCCGCGCTCTTCGTCGTCACCATTACGGCGCTCGTGTTCTTGCCGTTGGCCACGTTGCAGGGCGTCGAAGGCAAGATGTTCCGGCCCGTCGTCATCTCCCTCTGCTTCATGCTGCTCGGCGCCATTGTGTACGCCACAGTGGTTCTGCCGGCCCTCGCGCCGACGCTGCTCATTGGCAACAAGCTCCCCAAGGAGCCGCGCTTCGTCGCGAAGCTGAAGGTCCTCTACGCCAGCGCCCTGGAGCGCACGTTGCAGCGGCCCGTGACCACGTTGGCGGTTTCGCTGGCGGCGACGGCGGTCCTCTTCTTGGCCGGCGCACGTCTCGGCGCCGACTTCATGCCGCGGGTGTTCGAGGGGGCCTTCGCCGTCGACGCCATTAGGCCGCCGAGCACCGGACTCTCTCAGGCCATCGTCATGGCGGGCCACACGGAACGAGCCATGAAGGAGGTGCCCGAGGTGCTCACGGTGGTCAACCGCATCGGACGACCGGAGGACGCCGTCGACTTCGCGGGGCCCGAGTCGAGCGACGTCTTCGTCATTCTCAAGCCCAAGAGCGAGTGGCGCAAAGGGCTCACCGCCGAGGCGCTCATGACGGAGCTGTCGGAGCGCGTCGACAAGAACGTGCCCGGCACCATCAACGCGTTCTCCCAGCCCATTGAGATGCGCGTCAACGACCTCATCGCCGGGGCGCGCAGCGACGTCGTCATCAAAGTCTTTGGGGACGACTTGCCCTCGATGATGAGCACGGCCGACCAGTTTCGCCGGGTCCTCGCGACGATTCCCGGTGCCACGAACGTGCGTATGGAGATTCCTACCGGTCTCCCATCCGTGCAGGTTACAGCGAATCGCGATCGGCTCGCTCGTTTGGGCATCTCGTCAGGCAGCGTCCTCGATACGGTCGAGATGTCGCGCGCCGGCAAGCACGTCGGCGTCGTTCGTGAAGGCGAGCGGGTCTTCGACCTTGTCCTTCGACTCGGAGGCGAATCGGTCGAGAACGCCGACGACGTCGCGCGACTGCCCATCGCCACGCCGGAGGGGGGCCTCGTGCCGCTCGGCGCTGTCGCCGACATTCACGAGGAGAACGGCATCGTGCAGATCGGCCGCGAGCAGATGAAGCGGCGGCTCATCGTGCAGGCCAACGTGCGCGGTCGCGACATGGTCGGTTTCGTGAAAGAGGCGCAGGCCAAGGCGGCGTCGCTGTCTATGCCGCCGGGCGTCGAGGTCACCTGGGGCGGCCAGTTTCAGAACTTCACTCGCGCGAAGAACCAGCTCCTCGCGCTCGTTCCCGTCGCGCTCGTCGTCATCGCGCTGATGTTGTTCGTGACGTTTCGGAGCGCGAAGTACATGGTCATCACGGTGGCGAGCCTGCCCTTCGCCCTCGCCGGCGGCGTTGCGGCCCTGGCGGCGCGCGGTCTGCCCTTCAGCATTCCCGCCGGCGTCGGCTTTGGTCGCGCTCTGCGGCGTTTCCGTGTGCACCGGCATCGTCATGACCGAGAACCTGCTCCACGAGCCCATGCACAAGGTGCCGCTGTCACGGGTGCGAGACGCCTCCGTGGCGTCGCTGCGGGCGCGCATCAGTACGGCGCTCATCGCCGCCATCGGCTTCGTGCCCGCGGCCATCGCCACGGGGACCGGCTCGGAGGTGCAAAGGCCGCTCGCCACAGTGGTCATCGGCGGTCTGCTCGCCTCGATGGTCATCTCGCTCTTTGCGCTCCCGGCGATGTTGCTCTTCGCTGCGCGGCACGACGAGCGACTGGCTCGCGAACCGAAACCCTCAACGATCCCGCCGGGACCCCTCGGGAGCGCGGTGCATTCGTGAAGAACGCGCTTGCACCAAAGGGTTTCATATTCAAATATCAAGACATGCCTTCTCGTGATGTGGTCGCTCGCCAGTTCGCCGACCTCATGGCGGCGCTCTCGCACCCGCAGCGGCTTCGCATCGCCCTCGAGCTTCGCGCCGGCGAGCTCGACGTGAAGACACTGACCGAGCGCCTCGGGATCGCCCATTCGTCGACGTCGCAGCACCTCTCGCTCTTGCGCGCGCATCACTTGGTGGTCGAGCGTCGCGAGGGACGGCGGGTCTTCTATCACCTCGCGCAGCCTGCGCTGGCGACGTGGCTCGTGAGCGGGCTGAAGCTCCTCGAGCGCGAGGCCCGTGACACGGCGTCGCTCGTCGAAGCGCTCGACAAGGCGCGCACGGCCTGGTCGCGCGGCGAGTGA
- a CDS encoding efflux RND transporter periplasmic adaptor subunit, translating into MYTVLRFLEPTVRKSRPVAASPGGLPSHPAGLRARRLAFWVGLGAAVVGAALALTGCAETSPVSQTSVTAADANAGAVRTVRLDGQLAERYGVRSEAAGTAGKAHVIRVPGTLEYNLERYAEVGPLVEGRVSQVHVRVGDTVKKGQRLATLLVPSIADAQASLVASRATSSVAERNAKREERLLAQDLTTQRDVEAARGTQIEATAAQAAAEARLRVLGAQVPAGHEIQAAGSVLLSSPIEGVVVRRDAVQGRYLRPAETAFVVADPTELWALVDVFENDLAMLRVGADADLHVDALGKSIKGKVVTIEPQLGQKSRAARARIVVHNADGALRAGLFVRAAISVPSDAGERLLVPSSAVQPLGNDEVVFVKRDATTYEIRNVKVRRLASQMAEIVEGLQRGESIVVENAFILRGEVTRQ; encoded by the coding sequence ATGTACACCGTCCTCCGCTTCCTCGAGCCTACCGTTCGCAAAAGCCGCCCCGTGGCCGCGTCCCCCGGCGGCCTCCCGAGCCATCCCGCTGGCCTCCGCGCCCGCCGTCTCGCCTTCTGGGTCGGGCTTGGCGCCGCCGTTGTTGGAGCTGCCTTGGCGCTCACCGGCTGCGCCGAGACCAGCCCCGTCTCGCAGACGTCGGTCACCGCGGCCGATGCCAACGCTGGGGCCGTGCGCACGGTGCGCCTCGACGGTCAGCTCGCGGAGCGCTACGGCGTCCGCTCAGAAGCCGCCGGAACGGCCGGAAAGGCCCACGTGATTCGCGTTCCGGGGACCCTCGAGTACAACCTCGAGCGCTATGCCGAGGTGGGCCCTCTCGTGGAGGGGCGGGTCTCGCAGGTGCACGTCCGCGTTGGCGACACGGTCAAGAAGGGCCAGCGGCTTGCCACGCTGCTGGTACCTAGCATCGCCGATGCGCAGGCCAGCCTCGTCGCCTCGCGTGCGACTTCGAGCGTCGCGGAGCGAAACGCGAAGCGCGAAGAGCGTCTCCTCGCGCAAGACCTCACGACGCAACGTGACGTCGAAGCCGCGCGAGGGACGCAGATCGAGGCGACGGCGGCCCAGGCGGCGGCTGAGGCGAGGCTCCGCGTTCTCGGGGCCCAGGTCCCGGCGGGGCACGAAATCCAGGCGGCCGGGTCTGTGTTGCTCAGCTCGCCCATCGAGGGCGTCGTGGTGCGCCGTGACGCGGTCCAAGGCCGCTACCTGAGGCCCGCCGAGACGGCCTTCGTGGTCGCCGATCCCACGGAGCTTTGGGCCCTCGTGGACGTCTTTGAAAACGATCTCGCCATGCTGCGGGTTGGCGCCGACGCGGATCTGCACGTGGACGCGCTGGGCAAGTCCATCAAGGGCAAGGTCGTGACCATCGAGCCGCAGCTCGGCCAAAAGAGTCGCGCAGCCCGGGCCCGCATCGTCGTTCACAACGCCGACGGGGCACTCCGCGCCGGCCTCTTCGTGCGCGCCGCCATCTCGGTACCCAGCGACGCGGGCGAGCGGCTCCTCGTTCCCTCTAGCGCGGTGCAGCCGCTCGGGAACGACGAGGTCGTCTTCGTCAAACGTGACGCGACGACTTACGAGATTCGCAACGTGAAGGTCCGGCGCCTTGCGTCGCAGATGGCGGAAATCGTGGAAGGCCTTCAGCGAGGCGAGTCCATCGTCGTCGAAAACGCGTTCATCTTGCGCGGCGAGGTTACGCGTCAATGA
- a CDS encoding Gfo/Idh/MocA family oxidoreductase — protein sequence MTRISVGIFGLGRMGRLHARVLSELPSQFSLVGFHDPDESVATPEWLRVGTAEALLEACDLALVASPPDEHASLVTVALARGRRVFVEKPLAPTPAVARRLAHLAAPGQLFVGHSERFNPVVRALRSLIAEDEVLGIEIERSVAVTSHSQGDVVLNLGVHDLDLVAHLTGRRPVVLGAEGDANATRVHLSAGAAFGRLRLARAGRHRMLTVTTRDARYEGDLLAFRLRKASVGGGAVDVPVPTDEPLVAQARALYEACQGAPAAPLATAEDGLRAVELAETAMGLRSLRGRTNPAAAASA from the coding sequence GTGACGCGTATTTCCGTGGGTATTTTTGGCCTCGGCCGGATGGGACGCCTCCACGCGCGCGTCCTCTCGGAGCTCCCCAGCCAGTTCTCCCTGGTCGGATTTCACGATCCCGACGAGAGCGTCGCGACGCCTGAATGGCTCCGTGTCGGCACGGCGGAGGCGCTGCTCGAGGCTTGCGACCTCGCGCTCGTGGCGTCGCCACCCGACGAGCACGCCAGCCTCGTGACGGTTGCCCTCGCGCGGGGCCGACGCGTCTTCGTCGAGAAGCCCCTCGCGCCGACGCCTGCCGTCGCGCGCCGCCTCGCGCACCTTGCCGCGCCCGGTCAGCTGTTCGTGGGGCACTCGGAGCGCTTCAATCCGGTGGTCCGCGCCCTCCGGAGCCTCATCGCCGAAGATGAGGTCCTCGGCATCGAGATCGAACGCTCCGTCGCCGTGACGAGCCATTCTCAGGGCGATGTTGTGTTGAACCTCGGCGTTCACGATCTCGATTTGGTCGCGCACCTCACCGGCCGGCGTCCCGTCGTCCTCGGGGCCGAAGGCGACGCCAACGCAACCCGGGTGCACCTCTCGGCGGGAGCCGCGTTTGGGCGCCTACGGCTCGCGCGCGCGGGCCGCCACCGCATGTTGACCGTCACGACGCGCGACGCTCGGTACGAGGGCGACCTGCTCGCCTTCCGCCTTCGAAAGGCGAGCGTTGGAGGCGGAGCTGTCGACGTCCCCGTCCCCACCGACGAGCCCCTCGTGGCGCAGGCGAGGGCGCTCTACGAGGCCTGTCAGGGGGCGCCTGCGGCTCCCTTGGCCACCGCCGAAGACGGCCTCCGCGCCGTCGAGCTGGCGGAGACGGCCATGGGGCTCCGATCGCTCCGAGGCCGCACGAATCCAGCGGCAGCGGCGAGCGCTTAG
- a CDS encoding ATP-binding cassette domain-containing protein — protein sequence MSLEDDVSTLGEKDRRFRPLLRAGNRFTREAQNRPILLFEDVYKSYRPGVPVLRGMNLIIERGEFVFITGPSGAGKSTLLRLLYRAETVDDGRILFLGRDIGRLRDESVPFLRRNLGVIFQDFKLVPSWSVFENVAITLEVLGLPPRLVRTRVGEALERVGLSGHGDVAAGLLSGGEQQRVAIARAIVGEPALILADEPTGNLDPQLAIDILGLFEEIHEAGTTVLFATHDRSLLEIRPRRLVILDEGKTMDVPSGIPEQGYDNVLPV from the coding sequence ATGTCGCTTGAAGACGACGTGTCGACCCTCGGCGAGAAAGACCGCCGCTTCCGTCCGCTGCTGCGAGCCGGTAACCGCTTCACGCGCGAGGCGCAGAACCGCCCCATTTTGCTCTTCGAGGACGTCTACAAGTCCTACAGGCCCGGCGTGCCTGTGCTCCGGGGCATGAACCTCATCATCGAGCGGGGCGAGTTCGTCTTCATCACGGGCCCGAGCGGCGCCGGCAAGTCGACGCTCCTCCGGCTGCTGTACCGCGCCGAGACCGTCGACGACGGTCGCATCTTGTTCCTGGGCCGCGACATCGGTCGCCTCCGCGACGAGTCGGTGCCGTTCTTGCGCCGCAACCTCGGCGTCATCTTCCAAGACTTCAAGCTCGTGCCGTCATGGAGCGTCTTCGAGAACGTCGCCATCACGCTCGAGGTGCTCGGTCTTCCGCCGCGCCTCGTGCGAACGCGCGTCGGCGAGGCGCTCGAACGCGTCGGCCTCTCGGGTCACGGCGACGTCGCCGCAGGACTCTTGAGCGGCGGAGAGCAGCAACGCGTGGCCATCGCGCGCGCCATCGTCGGCGAGCCGGCGCTCATCCTCGCCGACGAGCCCACCGGCAACCTCGATCCGCAGCTCGCCATCGACATCCTCGGGCTCTTCGAGGAGATCCACGAAGCTGGCACGACGGTTCTCTTCGCGACACACGATCGCTCGCTGCTCGAGATTCGCCCGCGGCGCCTCGTGATTCTCGACGAAGGCAAGACCATGGATGTGCCGAGCGGCATTCCCGAACAGGGTTACGACAACGTCCTTCCCGTTTGA
- a CDS encoding FtsX-like permease family protein has translation MLREWRLHALSVFSLAVAFVCLGAALLVVTNLKGLEDRWARAGRASVYLKSQASPEDVSALKDALARVPGVREVRYVSAGQAKTDFGARELGKSGDLSGIPVEAFPASLEVHMTESIGDAALTDMVTKLKLLPGVEDVETYRSWTERLARLVRAGVAAALLLAFVVLTAVLAVVGSTIRLALQRRKTEVEVLKLVGASDRFVKGPFLLEGGAQGALGAAFAVGLLGILFVLVQSRLDGELSALVGMEPTFLPWPFAAGMVALGLVLGAFAAALGLRRLVAV, from the coding sequence ATGCTTCGCGAGTGGCGCCTCCACGCGCTCAGCGTATTTTCGCTGGCCGTGGCCTTCGTCTGCCTCGGCGCGGCGCTCCTCGTGGTCACGAACCTGAAGGGGCTCGAAGACCGATGGGCGCGCGCTGGTCGCGCTTCGGTGTACTTGAAGTCGCAAGCGAGCCCCGAGGATGTGTCGGCGCTCAAGGACGCGCTCGCACGCGTGCCCGGCGTGCGAGAGGTGCGCTACGTCTCGGCGGGCCAAGCGAAGACCGACTTCGGCGCGCGAGAGCTCGGCAAGAGCGGCGACCTATCGGGCATCCCCGTCGAAGCGTTTCCCGCCTCGCTCGAGGTGCACATGACCGAGTCCATCGGCGATGCGGCGCTCACCGACATGGTGACGAAGCTCAAGCTCCTGCCGGGCGTCGAGGACGTTGAGACCTACCGCTCGTGGACCGAGCGGCTCGCGCGCCTCGTGCGTGCTGGTGTCGCCGCGGCGCTCTTGCTCGCCTTCGTCGTCTTGACGGCTGTGCTCGCCGTCGTCGGCTCGACGATTCGCCTCGCGCTCCAGCGCCGCAAGACCGAGGTCGAGGTGCTGAAGCTCGTCGGCGCCTCGGATCGCTTCGTCAAGGGCCCTTTCCTTTTGGAAGGCGGCGCGCAAGGCGCCCTCGGCGCAGCCTTCGCCGTAGGCCTCCTGGGGATCTTGTTCGTCCTCGTGCAGAGCCGCCTCGACGGCGAGCTCTCGGCGCTCGTGGGCATGGAGCCCACGTTTCTGCCTTGGCCGTTCGCGGCCGGCATGGTGGCGCTGGGGCTCGTGCTCGGCGCCTTCGCGGCGGCCCTCGGCCTCCGGCGCTTGGTGGCCGTATGA
- a CDS encoding peptidoglycan DD-metalloendopeptidase family protein, whose product MTRLASSWIVIAGALLVATQASGRIGVATDPARAKHEEPGATRVETSPTLTRATFDRKLADLALTEQKTKAEMSEVGQKLADVKARVVARGRVLYRMTKLGMLPVGDGFEALVSHASRVERARRSLHGELSEERTLRRRGAELAQNLERIANDRASLETQSAAMEAARVASEEDDRRKVAFDHAFETSSGNSEYVAVYGGNGSEPVAIGGFGASRGRLLFPVTGRAEVRPSKREGDASQGLEIGAPLGATVRAVFAGRVAFADRYGAYGRIVILDHGERYYTVSGNLASVDVRVGDEISAGERIGSVGDEGKGPTLYFELRHGSQTIPPGPWLGVDRARARAAP is encoded by the coding sequence ATGACGCGCCTCGCCTCTTCCTGGATCGTCATCGCCGGCGCGCTCCTTGTCGCGACGCAGGCGAGCGGGCGCATCGGCGTCGCGACCGATCCGGCGCGCGCGAAGCACGAAGAGCCGGGAGCCACACGCGTCGAGACGTCGCCGACGCTCACGCGCGCGACCTTCGATCGCAAGCTCGCAGACCTGGCCCTCACGGAGCAGAAGACCAAGGCGGAGATGTCCGAGGTCGGCCAAAAGCTCGCCGACGTGAAGGCCCGCGTCGTCGCGCGCGGCCGCGTGCTCTACCGCATGACGAAGCTCGGCATGTTGCCCGTCGGCGATGGCTTCGAAGCGCTCGTGTCGCACGCGTCGCGTGTGGAGCGGGCGCGTCGGTCGCTTCACGGTGAGCTTTCCGAAGAGCGCACGCTCCGCCGCCGCGGCGCCGAGCTAGCGCAGAACCTCGAGCGCATCGCCAACGATCGCGCCTCGCTCGAGACGCAGAGCGCCGCCATGGAAGCGGCGCGCGTGGCCAGCGAAGAGGACGACCGTCGCAAGGTCGCCTTCGATCACGCCTTCGAGACCTCGAGCGGCAACAGCGAATACGTCGCCGTCTACGGCGGCAACGGCAGCGAGCCGGTCGCCATCGGCGGCTTCGGGGCTTCGCGCGGGCGGCTCTTGTTCCCCGTCACGGGGCGCGCCGAGGTGAGGCCCTCGAAGCGCGAGGGCGACGCAAGCCAAGGCCTCGAGATCGGCGCGCCGCTCGGGGCCACGGTGCGGGCGGTTTTTGCGGGCCGCGTGGCCTTCGCCGATCGTTACGGCGCCTACGGGCGCATCGTGATCTTGGACCACGGCGAGCGCTACTACACGGTGAGCGGCAACCTCGCGAGCGTCGATGTGCGCGTCGGCGACGAGATCTCCGCTGGCGAGCGCATCGGCAGCGTCGGCGACGAAGGCAAGGGGCCGACGCTCTACTTCGAGCTGCGCCACGGAAGCCAGACGATCCCGCCGGGTCCGTGGCTTGGCGTAGACCGCGCGCGGGCACGCGCGGCGCCGTAA
- a CDS encoding type II toxin-antitoxin system PemK/MazF family toxin, giving the protein MTRPIDAPQQFDLWWARLPDPVGRRPLLLLGRTSAYAYLTRVLVVEVTTTVRGIPQEISLGRREGLSRPCVANLDTLRTVPRGALESRVGRLAVSRHAEVKRAMGHVLHWPELSGL; this is encoded by the coding sequence GTGACCCGCCCGATCGACGCGCCGCAACAGTTCGACCTCTGGTGGGCGCGTTTGCCCGATCCGGTGGGTCGGCGCCCGCTCCTCTTGCTGGGCCGCACGAGCGCCTACGCGTACCTGACCCGCGTCCTGGTTGTGGAAGTCACGACGACGGTGCGCGGGATCCCTCAAGAGATCAGCCTCGGCCGACGCGAGGGGCTCTCGCGTCCATGCGTCGCCAATCTCGACACGTTGCGAACCGTGCCCCGTGGCGCCCTCGAATCGCGTGTCGGTCGGCTCGCGGTCTCGCGCCACGCGGAGGTGAAACGCGCGATGGGGCACGTCCTTCACTGGCCGGAGCTCTCCGGGCTTTAG